In the Candidatus Effluviviaceae Genus V sp. genome, one interval contains:
- a CDS encoding NAD-dependent epimerase/dehydratase family protein — MVPALASRCWAGLSMQVLVTGASGFLGSHLVDALLAEGMEVRVLLRASSSRRWLRGLPIEIVAGDVTAAPDRLAAAVAGVELVFHAAGLTKAVDAARLDAVNRGGTLNLLA, encoded by the coding sequence ATGGTACCGGCGCTGGCAAGTCGCTGCTGGGCGGGCTTGAGCATGCAGGTTCTGGTCACCGGTGCCAGCGGTTTTCTGGGCTCGCATCTGGTCGATGCGCTGCTGGCCGAGGGGATGGAGGTGCGGGTCCTGCTGCGCGCGAGTTCGTCGCGCCGCTGGTTGCGCGGCCTGCCGATCGAGATCGTCGCCGGCGACGTGACCGCGGCGCCCGATCGCCTGGCCGCGGCCGTGGCCGGGGTGGAGCTGGTCTTCCACGCCGCCGGCCTGACCAAGGCCGTCGATGCGGCCCGGCTCGACGCGGTCAACCGCGGGGGCACGCTCAATCTGCTCGCG
- a CDS encoding NAD-dependent epimerase/dehydratase family protein — protein sequence MARLRCPPAAAHHRLPHRPGGRRFPFQLRARQARTGLPTAGGAGRGPAAHGGLVARGGAAVSASDRVPASPVLVTGANGFIGQALCAGLLRAGCTVRGAVLRGTDAEPLERMGIPVYPGDILQPETLAPALQGVRSVYHLAALATDWAPWDRFMRVNAEGTACVLEAARRAGVQRLVHMSSLVVHPFSGHVAADEHAPLGNRTNGYCAAKGVAEGHVRRAQQAGWFETVIIRPGTVIYGPGDTTAFVHLAPALERGPLPLVGDGETVTCCSYVGNLVDGLLLAGHRPEAAGRSYVLTDDRMVTWRAYLSAVCSALGVRPRLIGVPTWMVRAAGWSLETIWRSAGFSHAPVVHRYRVALMARDFHFGCERAKRELGYRPRVGLESGLARTVEWYRRWQVAAGRA from the coding sequence GTGGCGCGCCTTCGGTGCCCGCCGGCCGCCGCCCATCACCGACTACCGCACCGCCCTGGTGGCCGACGATTTCCATTTCAACTGCGAGCGCGCCAAGCGCGAACTGGCCTACCGACCGCGGGTGGAGCTGGAAGAGGGCCTGCGGCGCACGGTGGACTGGTGGCGAGAGGCGGTGCAGCGGTGAGCGCCTCCGACCGCGTACCCGCCTCGCCGGTCTTGGTCACCGGCGCCAACGGCTTCATCGGCCAGGCCCTGTGCGCCGGCTTGCTGCGGGCCGGCTGCACCGTGCGCGGGGCCGTGCTGCGGGGCACCGACGCAGAACCGCTGGAACGGATGGGTATACCGGTCTATCCGGGCGACATCCTGCAGCCCGAGACGCTGGCACCGGCGCTGCAAGGGGTGCGCAGCGTCTATCACCTGGCGGCGCTGGCCACCGACTGGGCCCCCTGGGATCGCTTCATGCGGGTCAACGCCGAAGGCACCGCCTGCGTGTTGGAGGCCGCCCGTCGAGCCGGGGTGCAGCGCCTGGTCCACATGAGTTCGCTGGTGGTCCATCCCTTCAGCGGTCACGTGGCGGCGGATGAGCACGCGCCGCTGGGCAACCGCACCAACGGCTATTGCGCCGCCAAGGGGGTGGCCGAAGGCCACGTGCGCCGGGCGCAGCAGGCGGGTTGGTTCGAGACGGTGATCATCCGGCCGGGCACGGTCATCTACGGCCCCGGCGACACCACCGCCTTCGTCCATTTGGCGCCCGCACTCGAGCGCGGCCCCTTGCCGCTGGTGGGCGACGGAGAGACGGTCACCTGCTGCAGCTATGTCGGCAACTTGGTCGACGGCCTGCTGCTGGCCGGCCACAGGCCCGAGGCCGCCGGTCGCAGCTACGTGCTGACCGACGACAGGATGGTGACCTGGCGGGCCTACCTGAGCGCGGTCTGCAGCGCCCTGGGCGTCCGTCCGCGGCTGATCGGCGTGCCGACCTGGATGGTGCGCGCCGCCGGCTGGAGCCTGGAGACCATCTGGCGCAGCGCCGGCTTCAGCCATGCGCCGGTGGTGCACCGCTACCGGGTCGCTTTGATGGCGCGCGATTTCCATTTCGGCTGCGAGCGGGCCAAGCGCGAGCTGGGTTACCGGCCGCGGGTCGGGCTGGAGTCCGGGCTGGCGCGGACGGTCGAATGGTACCGGCGCTGGCAAGTCGCTGCTGGGCGGGCTTGA
- a CDS encoding NAD-dependent epimerase/dehydratase family protein, with translation MRVLVTGANGFIGSTLTRRLLRDGHAVRCLIHRAEHRLRGLPIELVRGSVRDRGCLARALSGVECVFHLAGRATDWGPRELFYRINVDGTRHLLDAAAAAGTRRLVFTSSLAVHRFSGHVDAGEQTAADQTRYAYGASKVAAEHLVRTACIRGLLETVIVRPGVVVYGPQDTTAFADMAPLLARGRWTHVIGGRALLCTVYVDNLVDALLAAATNDAAAGRIYNVTDDRKLTWRDYISAAITAFGARERSLSVPRPLARAAGMGLEALWRAFGARRPPPITDYRTALVADDFHFNCERAKRELAYRPRVELEEGLRRTVDWWREAVQR, from the coding sequence ATGCGGGTTCTGGTCACCGGGGCCAACGGATTCATCGGTTCGACGCTCACCCGGCGCCTGTTGCGCGACGGCCACGCGGTGCGATGTCTGATCCATCGCGCCGAGCACCGCCTGCGGGGCCTGCCCATCGAACTCGTCCGCGGATCGGTGCGCGATCGCGGCTGTCTGGCCAGGGCGCTCAGCGGGGTCGAATGCGTTTTCCACCTCGCCGGCCGGGCCACCGACTGGGGCCCGCGCGAGCTGTTCTACCGCATCAACGTCGACGGCACCCGCCACCTGCTCGACGCCGCCGCCGCGGCCGGGACGCGGCGGCTGGTGTTCACCAGCAGCCTGGCGGTCCACCGCTTCAGCGGCCATGTGGATGCCGGCGAGCAGACAGCGGCCGACCAGACGCGCTATGCCTACGGAGCCTCCAAAGTGGCGGCCGAGCATCTGGTCCGCACGGCCTGCATTCGCGGACTGCTCGAGACGGTCATCGTGCGTCCTGGCGTGGTGGTCTACGGCCCGCAGGACACCACGGCCTTTGCCGACATGGCACCGCTGCTGGCCCGCGGCCGCTGGACCCACGTGATCGGCGGCCGGGCCCTGCTGTGCACGGTCTACGTCGACAACCTGGTCGATGCCCTGCTGGCCGCCGCCACCAACGACGCTGCGGCCGGCCGAATCTACAATGTCACCGACGACCGCAAGCTGACCTGGCGCGACTACATCTCGGCCGCCATCACCGCCTTCGGCGCACGCGAGCGCAGCCTGTCGGTTCCGCGTCCGCTGGCGCGGGCGGCGGGCATGGGTCTCGAGGCGTTGTGGCGCGCCTTCGGTGCCCGCCGGCCGCCGCCCATCACCGACTACCGCACCGCCCTGGTGGCCGACGATTTCCATTTCAACTGCGAGCGCGCCAAGCGCGAACTGGCCTACCGACCGCGGGTGGAGCTGGAAGAGGGCCTGCGGCGCACGGTGGACTGGTGGCGAGAGGCGGTGCAGCGGTGA
- a CDS encoding CPBP family intramembrane metalloprotease, whose product MGFAATMPATAQRIRGGLRDLLAPLIAGWPAVLLTASALALVLLHLGPGSRAFFAETLAPLCCPAADALELGWWAALYQHAAAFVLFLLLPLVVSRLALGARPSELGLGLGRWRLGFGAVVPLGLLLVALPGGLSAGGMPVFVQEYPLAAAAGASTERFVLYQLAYGFLYYAAYEAFFRGMLQFGLREHIGATGAILVQTAITTLLHIGKPPAEIWSALVAGFVFGSLALRLRSVWPLWLIHWGLGLLTDWSCASAGG is encoded by the coding sequence ATGGGCTTTGCTGCGACCATGCCGGCTACCGCACAGCGCATTCGGGGCGGACTGCGCGATCTGCTCGCGCCGTTGATTGCGGGCTGGCCGGCCGTGCTGCTCACCGCTTCGGCGCTGGCCCTGGTGCTGCTGCACCTGGGACCGGGCAGCCGCGCGTTTTTCGCCGAGACGCTGGCGCCGCTGTGCTGTCCGGCGGCCGATGCACTGGAATTGGGCTGGTGGGCGGCGCTGTACCAACACGCGGCGGCCTTCGTGCTGTTTTTGCTGCTGCCGCTGGTGGTCTCGCGTTTGGCGCTCGGGGCGCGGCCGAGCGAGTTGGGCCTGGGGCTGGGGCGCTGGCGCCTGGGCTTCGGCGCCGTGGTCCCGCTGGGGCTGCTGCTGGTGGCCTTGCCGGGAGGGCTGTCGGCCGGCGGCATGCCGGTTTTCGTGCAGGAGTACCCCCTGGCCGCCGCGGCCGGTGCATCGACCGAACGCTTCGTGCTCTACCAGCTGGCGTATGGTTTTCTCTACTACGCGGCCTACGAGGCCTTCTTTCGCGGCATGCTGCAGTTCGGCTTGCGCGAGCACATCGGAGCGACCGGGGCGATCCTGGTCCAGACGGCCATCACCACCCTGTTGCACATCGGCAAGCCGCCGGCCGAAATCTGGTCGGCGCTGGTGGCCGGCTTCGTGTTCGGCTCCCTGGCGCTGCGCCTGCGGTCGGTCTGGCCCCTGTGGTTGATCCACTGGGGACTCGGTCTGTTGACCGACTGGTCCTGCGCGAGCGCCGGAGGCTGA